The Streptomyces sp. NBC_01363 region AGCCACATGTCCCGCCAGCTGTCGGGCGTGACGGAGTCGCCGAACCACTGGTGGGCCATCTCGTGGACGAGGAGCCCGGCGCCCGGCGGCCCGTGGAAGAAGGGCCGGTTCTGGGTCTCCAGGGCGTAGCCGGCGTCCCCGGCGCGCTCGACGATCGCGCCCGTGGCGGAGAAGGGGTACGGGCCGAACCGCTCCGCCTCCCACTTCACGACCTCGGGGACCCGGGCGAGAATCCGCGCGCTGTCCGCCGCCACCGTCGTGTCCGCGGCGGTGAAAACCTTGATGCCGTCCGCCGTCGTCGACTCCTTCGTGTCGAAGCGGCCGATGGCGACGGTCGCCAGATAGCTCGCCATCGGTTCGGCCGTGTGCCAGCGGTACGTGGTGGTACCGCCCGAGGTCCGCCGGGAGGTCAGCTCCCCGTTGGACACCGCCGTCAGCCCCTCGGGGACGGTGACGGCGATGTCGTACGACGCCTTGTCGCTCGGGTGGTTGTTGCCGGGGAACCAGGCCATCGAGCCGATCGGTTCGCCGAGCGCGACCGAACCGTCCGCGGTCCGCAGCCAGCCCTCCCGCGACCCGTCGGGATCGGTGAGGGTCCGCGGGGAGCCCGAGTAGCGGACGACCGTACGGAAGGTGCTGCCCCTGCGCAGCCTGCTCGCGGGGTCGGGTCGCAGCGTCAGCTCCTGCCCGGCCCGGTTGACGGCGGCGGGACGGCCGTCGACGGTCGCGGAGTCCACGGTGAGGCCGACGAGGTCGAGGTCGAGGGCGCTGAGGTCCTGGGTGGCGCGCGCGGTGATCGTGGCGGTGCCGCGCAGCCGGTGGGCGGCCGGGTCGACGTCGAGCGCGAGGTCGTAGTGCGTGACGTCGTAGCCGCCGTTGCCGAGCTTCGGGAAGTACGGATCGCGCAG contains the following coding sequences:
- a CDS encoding M1 family metallopeptidase, whose translation is MDQRTPVRRTARAAALVLLVLTTSTGCTGGVEGRPGAAGLRDPYFPKLGNGGYDVTHYDLALDVDPAAHRLRGTATITARATQDLSALDLDLVGLTVDSATVDGRPAAVNRAGQELTLRPDPASRLRRGSTFRTVVRYSGSPRTLTDPDGSREGWLRTADGSVALGEPIGSMAWFPGNNHPSDKASYDIAVTVPEGLTAVSNGELTSRRTSGGTTTYRWHTAEPMASYLATVAIGRFDTKESTTADGIKVFTAADTTVAADSARILARVPEVVKWEAERFGPYPFSATGAIVERAGDAGYALETQNRPFFHGPPGAGLLVHEMAHQWFGDSVTPDSWRDMWLNEGFATYAEWLWEADKNGRPVQGRFDAAFADDDNWAFPPADPPTAADISQAPVYGRGAMVIHRIRQAVDDDKRFFALVRGWTKAHRHGNASTADFTAYVEKTTGQDLTELWNTWLYGRSRPASKG